A genomic window from Glycine soja cultivar W05 chromosome 10, ASM419377v2, whole genome shotgun sequence includes:
- the LOC114371347 gene encoding uncharacterized protein LOC114371347, whose amino-acid sequence MNLSSIIKLFLILNGVEQCMRKSKLLKQIPLGHLFHYHLISTVIQQAGIDFSDTFSLVAKLTTVRVLLCVPAAKNWCLLQLDANNAFLNGDLFEEVYMELPKGYRSANPSFVCKLNKSLYGLKQASRQWFCKFSTTLLSHGFQQSKHDYSFFTIGSGNSLVILLVYVDDIILSGPNLASIQVVQTKLQLLFQLKILGPLKYFLGLEIAKSNRGMSLSQRKYALSLLEDTGFLACKPSNIPMDPNLKLNLHDGDLLPDPSIYKRLIGRLLYLTISRPDITFVVNCLSQYMKAPRVPHLHVIHHLLQYIKSAPRQGLFFPAQNSLNLTTFADVDWVSFVDTRRYTFGFCVFLGNNLLSWRSKKQPTVSKSSTEAEYHVLSFVTSEIVWLSKLLLYFEVDVPSVMLFCDNKSAISLVSNPAHHERSKHIDIDHHFI is encoded by the exons ATGAACCTTAGTTCTATCATCAAGTTGTTCCTTATCTTGAATGGCGTCGAGCAATGCATGAGGAAATCCAAGCTCTTGAAGCAAATTCCACTTGGACACTTGTTCCATTACCACCTGATAAGCACT GTTATACAACAAGCTGGGATCGATTTCTCTGATACATTCTCTCTAGTAGCCAAACTTACCACTGTGAGAGTTCTGCTTTGTGTTCCTGCTGCTAAAAACTGGTGCCTCCTCCAATTGGATGCTAATAATGCCTTTTTGAATGGAGATTTGTTTGAAGAAGTTTATATGGAACTTCCCAAGGGATACAGGTCAGCCAATCCTTCATTTGTATGCAAATTGAACAAATCATTATATGGCTTAAAACAAGCCTCTAGACAATGGTTCTGTAAGTTCTCCACTACTCTTCTTAGTCATGGATTCCAACAATCCAAGCATGATTACTCCTTTTTCACCATTGGCTCAGGAAATTCCTTAGTCATTTTACTAGTATATGTAGATGACATCATCCTGTCAGGACCCAATCTTGCCTCTATACAAGTTGTTCAGACCAAATTACAGCTTTTGTTTCAATTGAAGATCCTTGgccctttgaaatattttcttggCTTAGAAATAGCCaaatccaacagaggtatgtcaCTATCCCAGCGAAAGTATGCTCTATCTCTTTTGGAAGATACAGGTTTCTTGGCCTGCAAACCTTCCAATATACCAATGGATCCCAATCTGAAACTCAATCTTCATGATGGAGACTTACTCCCTGATCCATCAATATACAAAAGATTAATTGGTAGATTGCTTTATTTGACCATCTCACGACCTGATATCACCTTTGTTGTGAATTGCTTAAGTCAGTATATGAAAGCCCCTAGAGTTCCTCACCTACATGTTATTCATCATCTTCTGCAGTATATCAAATCTGCTCCTAGACAAGGTTTGTTTTTCCCTGCTCAGAACTCTCTCAACCTCACTACCTTTGCTGATGTTGATTGGGTCAGCTTTGTTGATACCAGAAGATACACTTTTGGATTTTGTGTCTTTCTTGGAAACAACCTTCTTTCTTGGCGTTCTAAGAAACAACCCACTGTTTCAAAATCATCCACCGAAGCTGAATATCATGTCTTGTCTTTTGTTACTAGTGAAATTGTTTGGTTAAGCAAGTTACTTCTTTACTTTGAAGTTGATGTGCCCTCTGTGATGCTATTTTGTGATAATAAATCTGCTATAAGTCTTGTTTCAAACCCTGCTCATCATGAACGatccaagcacattgacattgatCATCATTTCATCTGA